One part of the Sphingobium yanoikuyae genome encodes these proteins:
- the msrB gene encoding peptide-methionine (R)-S-oxide reductase MsrB, with protein sequence MNRRHFLYGVATGASALALWQFRPDAAEAAYPYRLTDAQWRSRLSPWAYKVLRQGATEFPDSSPLNREHRAGTFTCAGCAQNLFSSKTKFDSGTGWPSFYAPLPRAIGTSRDFSLGVPRTEVHCARCGGHLGHVFDDGPKPTGLRYCMNGVALAFSPA encoded by the coding sequence ATGAACCGGCGGCATTTTCTCTATGGCGTCGCGACCGGCGCCTCTGCACTGGCCCTGTGGCAATTCCGCCCCGACGCGGCGGAAGCCGCCTATCCCTATCGCCTGACCGACGCGCAATGGCGCAGCAGGCTCAGCCCCTGGGCCTATAAGGTGCTGCGCCAGGGCGCGACCGAATTTCCCGACAGCAGCCCGCTCAACCGCGAACATCGTGCCGGCACCTTCACCTGCGCCGGCTGCGCCCAGAATCTGTTCAGTTCCAAGACCAAGTTCGACAGTGGCACCGGCTGGCCCAGCTTCTATGCGCCCTTGCCCCGCGCCATCGGCACGTCGCGCGACTTCAGCCTGGGCGTGCCCCGGACCGAAGTCCATTGCGCCCGCTGCGGCGGGCATCTCGGCCATGTGTTCGACGACGGGCCAAAGCCCACGGGCCTGCGCTACTGCATGAACGGCGTGGCGCTGGCCTTCAGTCCCGCCTGA
- a CDS encoding ABC transporter permease: MKELLRAASVIARRDFTAVVLSRTFILFLIGPLVPIVIGMVFAGFTQKISSTDLRPVVGIAMAPADVGALERAHARLTERMGPQALPRLHAVPLGTPPRTQLARPDSDVVAILSGTVSRPVLTGKPEDLDRLQGDLSLIASAAQAEKVLHMVKVERQEVATSLGAQSQARLLIGRTGQIVIFFLTILLAGMILSNLVEEKTNKIIEILAAAVPVDAIFLGKLIAMLGMSFVGIAFWGATAFTIFMALKAPGTVLPDPAVGWPAFIALGIIYFAMAYTLLGSLFLGIGAQAATVREVQTLNMPITMGQMMIFFFVSYTVDHMGSPLEVASVVFPFSSPFAMIARAAQDAALWPHLVAILWQGVWVALIIRIGVLLFRRHVLKSGGRWWKQLFRSSTG; encoded by the coding sequence ATGAAGGAATTGCTGCGCGCCGCCAGCGTGATCGCCCGGCGGGATTTCACCGCCGTCGTCCTGTCACGCACCTTCATCCTGTTCCTGATCGGGCCTTTGGTGCCGATCGTCATCGGCATGGTCTTCGCTGGTTTCACCCAGAAGATTTCCAGCACCGACCTGCGCCCGGTCGTGGGCATCGCCATGGCGCCGGCCGATGTCGGCGCGCTCGAACGGGCGCATGCGCGCCTCACCGAACGCATGGGGCCGCAGGCGCTGCCGCGCCTCCACGCCGTGCCGCTCGGCACCCCGCCGCGCACCCAATTGGCCCGGCCCGATTCCGACGTCGTCGCCATCCTATCGGGCACGGTCTCCCGCCCGGTCCTGACCGGCAAGCCCGAGGATCTGGACCGGTTGCAGGGCGATCTCAGCCTGATTGCCAGCGCGGCGCAGGCCGAAAAGGTGCTGCACATGGTCAAGGTCGAACGGCAGGAAGTGGCGACCAGTCTCGGTGCCCAATCTCAGGCCCGTCTGCTGATCGGCCGCACCGGCCAGATCGTCATCTTCTTCCTCACCATTTTGCTGGCGGGCATGATCCTGTCCAATCTGGTCGAGGAAAAGACGAATAAGATCATTGAGATATTGGCCGCCGCCGTACCGGTGGACGCGATCTTCCTCGGCAAGCTGATCGCCATGCTGGGGATGAGCTTCGTCGGCATCGCCTTCTGGGGCGCCACCGCCTTCACCATCTTCATGGCGTTGAAGGCGCCCGGCACGGTCCTGCCCGATCCGGCGGTGGGCTGGCCTGCCTTCATCGCGCTCGGCATCATCTATTTCGCCATGGCCTATACGCTGCTCGGCTCGCTGTTCCTGGGCATCGGCGCGCAGGCGGCGACCGTGCGCGAGGTGCAGACGCTCAACATGCCGATCACCATGGGCCAGATGATGATCTTCTTCTTCGTCTCCTACACGGTCGACCATATGGGATCGCCGCTCGAAGTGGCGTCAGTGGTCTTTCCCTTTTCCTCGCCCTTCGCGATGATCGCGCGGGCGGCCCAGGATGCGGCGCTCTGGCCGCATCTGGTGGCGATCCTGTGGCAGGGCGTCTGGGTGGCCCTCATCATCCGCATCGGCGTGCTGCTGTTCCGCCGCCATGTGCTCAAATCGGGCGGCCGCTGGTGGAAGCAGTTGTTCAGGAGCTCGACAGGCTGA